Genomic DNA from Paracoccus aminophilus JCM 7686:
CCGGTCCTGCTGATCGCCGACGAGCCGACGACCGCGCTGGATGTCACGACGCAAAAGCAGATCCTGACCCTGATCGACGAGCTTCAGCAGAAATTCGGCACGGCCGTCCTGTTCATCACCCATGACATGGGCGTCGTCGCCGAGATCGCCGATACGGTCCATGTCATGCGCCACGGCCAGATGATCGAACACGGCGCCGTGCGCCCGCTGCTGAGCGCGCCGCGGCAGGACTATACCCGCCACCTGCTGGCCGCCGTCCCGAGCCTTGCGCCGCGCCCTGCCCGGCCTCCGAGCCATGACATCTTGCTGCGCGTCGCGGGGCTCGACAAGCGCTATGGCCCGACGGGCAGCAAGCTGGTCCATGCGGTCAAGGATGTGGGTTTCACCCTCTCTCGCGGCCGCACGCTGGGGATCGTCGGCGAATCCGGCTCGGGAAAATCGACGCTTGCGCGCTGCATCATGCGCCTGATCAGCCCGAGCGCGGGTCGGATCGAGCTGATGGGGACGGATATTGCGCCCCTCTCCCCCAGGGCGCTCCGGCCCCATCGCCGCAAGCTGCAGGTGGTGTTTCAAGATCCGATGCGCTCGCTCAACCCGCGTTGGACGATCGGGGATTGTCTGGTGGAGGGCCCGGTGAATTATGGCACGCCGCGCGCGGAAGCCTTAAAGGAGGCGGCCCGGATGATCGAGATCGTGGGCCTGCCGCGCGATGCGCTCCACCGTTATCCGCATATGTTCTCGGGCGGCCAGCGTCAGCGGATCGCGATTGCGCGCGCCGTGATGATGAAGCCCGATGTGCTGATCGCCGATGAGGCGGTTTCGGCGCTCGATGTCTCGGTTCAGGCGCAGGTGTTGCAACTTTTCGATGATCTGCAGGCCGAGCTCGGGCTTGGCATTCTCTTCATCACCCATGACCTGCGCGTCGCCGCCCAGATCTGCGACGATGTCCTGGTGATGAGGCATGGCGAGGCGCTCGAATATGGTGCAGCGGGTCAGGTTCTGGGCGCGCCCGAGCATGATTATACCCGCGCGCTGATCGAGGCCGCGCCGGGGCGGGGTTGGGATTTCCGCAATTTCAGGCCGCTTCCCCTGCGCCTACAAGCCGGGGGCCTTAATGAACGGTGACACCCTTGCCCTGCTCGAGCGGCTGATCGGCTTTCCCTCGATCTCGCGCGACAGCAATTTGCCGCTGATCGAGTTTCTCGAAAGCTATCTCGCCGGATTTGGCATTCCCGCGACGCGGGTTCCAAGCCCCTGCGGACAAAAGGCGAGCCTCTATGCGAGCATTGGCCCCAGGGTTGCGGGGGGCGTCATCCTCTCGGGCCATACCGATGTCGTGCCGGTCGAGGGGCAGGACTGGCATTCCGACCCATGGCGTCTGACCAGGCGTGAGGGGCGGCTGATCGGCCGCGGCACCTGCGACATGAAGGGCTTTCTGGCCGTGGTTCTTGGTCTTCTGCCCCGGATGATCGCCGCCGGGCTGAGGCGTCCGATCCACCTCGCCTTGTCTCATGACGAGGAGTTGGGCTGCGCCGGGGCGGATGCTCTGGTGCGCGAGATGATGCGCCATCTTCCCCCGGTCGCCGGGGTCATCGTGGGCGAGCCGACGATGATGCGCGTGGTCTCGGCCCATAAGGGCATGCTCGGGTTTCGCACCGTCCTGCGCGGCCATCCCACCCATTCCTCGCTGATCAATCAGGGTGTTTCTGCGGTGATGTGCGCGGCCGATCTGATCGCCTGGCACAACCGGCGAAACGAGGAGAATGCCTTTCGCCTTCCCCCCGCGCAGGCGGCGGGCGGCTTTGATGTGCCTTTCACCTCGCTCCATGTCGGGATGATCGAGGGCGGCAATGCGATCAACACCACTGCGCATCATTGCGCCTTCACCTCGGAAATTCGTCCCCTTCCGGGCGAGGATGCGTTCTGGAGGGCGGCCTATCTCGCCAAGGCCGCCGAGATCTCGGACCGCATGAGGCGCAGGCATCGCGATTGCGGCCTCGAGGTCACGCAGGTCATCGACGTGCCCTCGCTCGCGCCGGCGCCCCCCGCTCTGCCGGGCCTGTCCTTCGGTTTTCTCGACCTCTCGACGACCGAGGCGGTTTCCTACGCGTCCGAAGGCGGCTTCTTTCAGCGCGCGGGCCTTGCGACCATCGTTTGCGGTCCGGGATCGATCGCGCAAGCGCATCAGCCGGATGAGTTCATCACGCTCGATGAATTGCACCGGGGCGAGAGCTTCATCGCCGAGGTGATCCGCGCCTTGACCGTCTGAGCAAAGCCTGCCAGTTCCGCTCTGCCCTATGGGGCGCGGCGGAATTGGCGCGATAGAATTGGCATGGTGTTTTTGCAAGAATTGGACGTTCTGAAAGGCCTGCGGCCATGCGAGATCAAGTCATGGATCACAGCCCTTCCTTGGCCCCCGGCCCTCGCTCGCGCGGCATCGTCACCCAGACGGGTCCGGATGACGCGATTTTCCCTGAGTGCCGGGCGGGGCAAAAGGCAGGGGGCACCCGAAGGCGCCCCCTGATGTCGCGCGGTTCAATGCGCGGCGTCGATCACATTCGGGCCGGGGCCATCGACGGTTTCCACCGTCTCGCCCGCTCCCAGCCGGACCACCGCGAAATTGCAAAGGCCGTCACGCGACAAGGCCTGTGCGCGGTGAATGACGCCGCGCCGGAAAAAGGCGAAATCGCCGGGTTTGAGCGTGAAACTGCGCTCGCCCTCAACGCCCCAATCCACGCGGATTTCCCCGTTCAGCATATACATGATGCTGTCGTGATCCTTGTGGTGGTGCCACTGGCTCGGCGCCTCAACGGCGGTGATCGTCGTCACCCCGGTCCAGATCCCCTCGGCTTCATAGGCCGTCTGACGGGGTTGGCCGGGCGTATGGGGGCCGTCGATCATATCTTCCTTGCGGACATAGATAATGTCTTCGGTGAAGGTGAAAATGCTGTCGGACATTTCTCTCTCACGGTTCTGCAATGCGCTGCGATTTCGATAAGCCCAAGGAATCCTTGGAAGGAATGGGCCGCTCTTCCGCCGCGCGCTTTCGTTGAAAGAGAGCCGCCGCATGGCTGAGCGGGCCATGAAAAAAACCTACCGCCCCCCTCCCGGCATCAACAGGACAACTCATGTCGCCAGACGGACAGCGCACGATCGATCAGGTGGAAGCAACGCAAACGCCGCTTGCGGGATTTGCGCAATCGCTGGTCTCGGGGCACCGGACCGGGCGCCATGCCCATGCCCGCGCGCATCTGCTGCATGTGGTGGATGGTTTCATGCGCGTCGAGATCGGCGTAGACTCCTATTTCGTCCTGCCAAATACCGCGCTCTTCCTTCCGGCCGGATTGGACCATGACATCACCTTCAGCCGCGCCGCCCATCTGAACACGCTCTTCCTGCGCGAGAGCACGATGGCGGGAATGCCCGAAAGCCCGCGCGTGATCGGCCTTTCCCCCCTGATGCGGGAGCTGATTGCCGAATGCACGACCCTGCCGCTCGACGGCCAGAGAACGCCGCGCAGCGACTGGATCACGGCGCTGATCCTGCATGAATTTGCACATGCCGGGCAGAAGGATTTTTCGCTGCGGGTGCCGGTTGATACGCGGGTCGAGAGGCTGGTCCAGCAGGTGCTTTCGCAGCCCTCGGTCGATATGGAGCTCGAAAGCTGCGCCGAGATCGCCCATATCTCGAGCCGCACCCTGACGCGGATCTTTCAGCGCGAGACCGGGATGAGCTTCGCCCAATGGCGCCAACAGATCCGCCTGATCTGGTCGCTCAACGCGCTCGCCGAGGGTGTTTCGCCGAAAGTCGTCTCTGCGCTCAGTTGCTTTGCAAGCGTTTCCGCCTTCGGCGTCGCCTTCAAGCGCACCTTCGGCTTTACCCCCCGCGAGGCGCAGGAGAGGTTCCATTCCAGACAGGTGACCCGCTACCTCATCCCGACCGTCGGCACCGATGCCGGGCTTGACGAGAGCGAGGGCGAGGGCGGGAAGGACACGCTTTTGTCGGGCGGGAACCCGTGAAAGGTGAGGCGTCGCCGGAACCGGACTGCCCTTGTCAAAGATCACGCCAAGCCGCCCCGCCGCGATTGCCCGGCGGGGCGTGGATGCCTTTCAGAGGTGCGGGCCGCGCGACTGGCCGAGTGGATGTCGCGCCGGGGCCCATATGCACCGAGCGATCTGCCCCGATGAACCCGGCTAGCGCCGGGTTCGCTTCGCTTGCCAAGGCGGGGCGATCTCTCCGGCCATGATGCAGCCATAGGGATCGATATAATCGACCACATCCGCCAGGCCATAGTCGCGGATCTGGTCCGTTACCGCCTTGGCTCGCTTATAGCCCGACGGCAGTTCCGACGCATCCACGACCCCGGCGGAGAAGCGGATGTCGAGCCCCTGCGTCTCAGCCGCCAGCAGCTGCGCCGGAGTCGCGGCGCCCATCCGGCGACGGTGCTCGGTGCGCGAAAAGTTGCGACCGGCGCCGTGCGGCGAGAAGCCAAGGGCATGACCGGCATCGCGCCCCCGCACGACCAGAACCGGCTCGGCCATGTTCAGCGGGATCAGCGTCAGGCCGGTGGCATCCTCGGCATAGCCCGCCCAGGCCGGGGTTGCGCCCTTGCCATGCAAGAACAGATCACCCCGCTTGAAGACGAAATTGTGCTCGTTCCAGAAACGATCGCCGGGCTCCGCGCGCAGGCGCTCCACCACGGCCTGATGCAAGGCGTTGTGATTGGCCTTGGTCCAGCGTCGTAGAATTTGCAGCGCCTCCCAGTAAGCGCGGCCCTCCTCGGTATCGGCGGGAATCCAGGCATTTTGCTTCAGAGTGGTCGGGGAGAGGATCTTGCGGAACCGCTCGGCCACCTCCATCCCGCCCTTGTAAAGCAGACCGCCCGGCCCGCGAGAGCCGTGATGCGTCACCATCGCCACTCGCCCCGTCGCGCGCGAACGCCCGATGAAGAGGAAATGGTTTCCATCGCCCTGCGTGCCCATATGGGCCTGCGCGGCATGCAGCATCCGGTTGCCGTTCAGGAACGGATTGGCGCGAAACCGATCCAACAGATCGAGCGAGACGGTGAAGCGATGGCCCTGATCGCGTCCGCCGGGACCGAAATGGGTGATCTCCTGCGCGGCGTCGAGAGCGGCCTTCGGGGCAACCTCTCCCAGATCGGTGATCATCACCGAGCAGCAGATATCGGCCGAATGCATGCCGGGATGGATCGCATTGCGCGCCGCGACCACTCCGCCAACCGGGATCGTGCCCAAGGGACCCGCCGGGCAAGCATCGGGCATCACGGCGCCCGCCTCGACCGTAGGCGTTTTCAGCACCTCGACCATGCTGGCGAGAACCCGGTCGATATTCTCCTGCTCATCCGCGTTTTCAGCGCGGATATTGACATGGAGCGGCACCTCGCCCGCCTTCAAGAGCGCCAAGGGTTCAGGCGCGGGCGGCGGCAGGTCGGGTTCAAGCATCTGGCGGATGCCCTCAAGGCCGCAGCCCTCGGACCGGGCAAAGTTAGCCCGCGACAGCAGGTCTCGGAAAGCAGGTCCGGGGCGATGGCCCCAGGCGATCAGATCGGCCCCGGTTACGAGGGAAAATGCTTCATTCATCATCTCATTCACTTATATGTTGAGCCCCGGCGACAAGGGATCGGCGACACGTCGTGCTCTGTCCAACTGAGCTACGCGCCTGCGAATTTCGGGCGCGGCGGGACTCGAACCCGCGTCCACGAGGTTTATCAGCCTGGAGTGCCGCACGGCATTCGCCGGGGTGTTCAGGTCGGGGCGACAAGAGAGAAGAGACCATGGGAGCCCCGGCCGCACCGGTGGCCGCTCGCATTGGTGAGGGCTTGAACCTCACAGATCATCCCGTTTGGTGCGCTGTAGTCCCTTCGGCATTCGCCCCGATTTCAGGTTCCGGCGACAAGGTTTGGCGGGATCGTCATCTTGGCCACCCGCTTTCGCGGAGCAGGGGTCGAACCTGCGCTCTCCGATGGCCCTTCGCAGAGCCGTCGGTGCCTTACCATCTGTAATCCCGCCGGCATTCGCCGGATCACGTTCATTTCACGACATCAGACGCGGTATCCGGCTGCGTGAACCGCGCGGTCCTGCGTTATGAATGTCGCGAGGCCCTTCCCCGCCTCGGCGAGCCCCTTCATTTTGGCCAGCCGCTCGACGCCGATGACTGCCCGCTCATAACGATAGGTGCCGCCGCCTTTGAACTGAACATCGATACTCGCCTCGGCGAGCCGGTATTTCGCGACGGCAGAGTTTCTGCTCAGGTTTCCGTAGTCAAGCATTCTCATCTCCATCTCTCAAATGCTGGCGCATCACCCGACCGCCATGCTGGTGCCTTCTGCCGGGGGGCTCACAATTCGACCGACCGGATCTGTCCGACCCAATGGTTCGGCCCCATTCGCCCCGCTGCGAAATCGGCGATCTGGTCAAAAACCTGATCCGAGAAACCGCCGATATTCAGCACATCTGCTCGC
This window encodes:
- a CDS encoding ABC transporter ATP-binding protein, which produces MQFKSRSFDAAETAVEIKGLEIATVDAGGAKSVLHGIDLRIRKGETVCLVGESGSGKSVTSLAVMQLLPASLAVAAGAINLQGQNLLSLGPGQLRALRAAHVAMIFQEPMTALNPVLRVGDQIAEVLAIHTALSPGARRKRVLAILDQVHLPDVERVYRSYPHQLSGGQRQRIMIAMALVLEPVLLIADEPTTALDVTTQKQILTLIDELQQKFGTAVLFITHDMGVVAEIADTVHVMRHGQMIEHGAVRPLLSAPRQDYTRHLLAAVPSLAPRPARPPSHDILLRVAGLDKRYGPTGSKLVHAVKDVGFTLSRGRTLGIVGESGSGKSTLARCIMRLISPSAGRIELMGTDIAPLSPRALRPHRRKLQVVFQDPMRSLNPRWTIGDCLVEGPVNYGTPRAEALKEAARMIEIVGLPRDALHRYPHMFSGGQRQRIAIARAVMMKPDVLIADEAVSALDVSVQAQVLQLFDDLQAELGLGILFITHDLRVAAQICDDVLVMRHGEALEYGAAGQVLGAPEHDYTRALIEAAPGRGWDFRNFRPLPLRLQAGGLNER
- the argE gene encoding acetylornithine deacetylase, translating into MNGDTLALLERLIGFPSISRDSNLPLIEFLESYLAGFGIPATRVPSPCGQKASLYASIGPRVAGGVILSGHTDVVPVEGQDWHSDPWRLTRREGRLIGRGTCDMKGFLAVVLGLLPRMIAAGLRRPIHLALSHDEELGCAGADALVREMMRHLPPVAGVIVGEPTMMRVVSAHKGMLGFRTVLRGHPTHSSLINQGVSAVMCAADLIAWHNRRNEENAFRLPPAQAAGGFDVPFTSLHVGMIEGGNAINTTAHHCAFTSEIRPLPGEDAFWRAAYLAKAAEISDRMRRRHRDCGLEVTQVIDVPSLAPAPPALPGLSFGFLDLSTTEAVSYASEGGFFQRAGLATIVCGPGSIAQAHQPDEFITLDELHRGESFIAEVIRALTV
- a CDS encoding cupin domain-containing protein; the protein is MSDSIFTFTEDIIYVRKEDMIDGPHTPGQPRQTAYEAEGIWTGVTTITAVEAPSQWHHHKDHDSIMYMLNGEIRVDWGVEGERSFTLKPGDFAFFRRGVIHRAQALSRDGLCNFAVVRLGAGETVETVDGPGPNVIDAAH
- a CDS encoding AraC family transcriptional regulator; its protein translation is MSPDGQRTIDQVEATQTPLAGFAQSLVSGHRTGRHAHARAHLLHVVDGFMRVEIGVDSYFVLPNTALFLPAGLDHDITFSRAAHLNTLFLRESTMAGMPESPRVIGLSPLMRELIAECTTLPLDGQRTPRSDWITALILHEFAHAGQKDFSLRVPVDTRVERLVQQVLSQPSVDMELESCAEIAHISSRTLTRIFQRETGMSFAQWRQQIRLIWSLNALAEGVSPKVVSALSCFASVSAFGVAFKRTFGFTPREAQERFHSRQVTRYLIPTVGTDAGLDESEGEGGKDTLLSGGNP
- a CDS encoding RtcB family protein — its product is MNEAFSLVTGADLIAWGHRPGPAFRDLLSRANFARSEGCGLEGIRQMLEPDLPPPAPEPLALLKAGEVPLHVNIRAENADEQENIDRVLASMVEVLKTPTVEAGAVMPDACPAGPLGTIPVGGVVAARNAIHPGMHSADICCSVMITDLGEVAPKAALDAAQEITHFGPGGRDQGHRFTVSLDLLDRFRANPFLNGNRMLHAAQAHMGTQGDGNHFLFIGRSRATGRVAMVTHHGSRGPGGLLYKGGMEVAERFRKILSPTTLKQNAWIPADTEEGRAYWEALQILRRWTKANHNALHQAVVERLRAEPGDRFWNEHNFVFKRGDLFLHGKGATPAWAGYAEDATGLTLIPLNMAEPVLVVRGRDAGHALGFSPHGAGRNFSRTEHRRRMGAATPAQLLAAETQGLDIRFSAGVVDASELPSGYKRAKAVTDQIRDYGLADVVDYIDPYGCIMAGEIAPPWQAKRTRR